Proteins found in one Gadus macrocephalus chromosome 23, ASM3116895v1 genomic segment:
- the LOC132452191 gene encoding uncharacterized protein LOC132452191 isoform X1 — MPTCNLLLSGAIHFSGCLATQTLRMMTLFGLQCISASTFFRHQRRYTIPVIIQAWQNEQAKNFSDLKAMDGGLVVAGDCRSDSPGHCAKYGSYTLIEDRVNKVVDVQLVQSSEVPNSSWCEMEGLKRSIGLLRRNDLHLSTLITDRHRQVAKWVREELCPEGTQHYFDVWHIGKSMYPLLERLSSFCYCISINTICSKPGLGKALDTASKDRQCEQLQLWRPAIVNHLYWTAASTPDGNPAVMEAKWRSLVNHIQDIHDHDTPAFSSCAHAPLEGDQRDKEWLEPGSMAAVKLEGIITRTSLLKDVRQLSPQHQTYSLEAFHSLILHFAPKHTGFSYQGMYSRSVLSNGITMPYLIIHTPGFESVLKCVIL; from the exons ATGCCAACCTGTAACCTCCTTTTAAGCGGGGCCATCCATTTCTCTGGATGTTTGGCCACCCAGACATTACGGATGATGACCCTGTTTGGCCTTCAGTGCATCAGCGCAAGCACTTTCTTTCGCCATCAGCGCCGTTACACCATCCCCGTCATCATTCAGGCCTGGCAGAACGAGCAGGCCAAGAATTTTAGTGACCTCAAGGCAATGGATGGAGGCCTAGTTGTTGCTGGTGACTGCAG GTCAGATTCTCCAGGGCACTGTGCAAAGTACGGCTCCTACACATTGATAGAGGACAGAGTAAACAAGGTGGttgatgttcagcttgttcag AGCTCAGAGGTCCCCAACAGCTCTTGGTGTGAGATGGAGGGGCTCAAGCGCAGCATCGGCTTGCTGAGGCGGAACGACCTGCATTTGTCAACCCTCATCACAGACAGACATCGCCAG GTTGCCAAATGGGTGAGAGAAGAGCTGTGCCCTGAAGGGACACAGCATTATTTTGATGTCTGGCACATTGGGAAAAGTATGTATCCATTGTTGGAACGTTTAAGCAGTTTTTGTTATTGCATTTCGATTAATACCATTTGTTCTAAACCAGGTCTGGGGAAGGCCTTGGATACAGCCTCAAAAGACAGACAGTGTGAACAACTACAGTTGTGGAGGCCAGCCATAGTAAACCACCTGTACTGGACTGCAGCCTCAACCCCTGATGGCAATCCAGCTGTGATGGAGGCCAAATGGAGAAGCTTGGTGAATCACATTCAGGACATCCACGACCATGACACCCCTGCCTTCTCCAGTTGCGCTCATGCCCCTCTGGAGGGGGATCAACGAGATAAAGAGTGGCTGGAACCAG GCTCAATGGCAGCAGTAAAACTGGAGGGTATCATCACAAGGACATCCTTACTGAAGGATGTTCGACAGCTGTCTCCGCAGCACCAGACTTACTCCCTTGAAGCCTTCCACTCCCTGATCCTGCACTTCGCACCCAAGCACACTGGGTTTTCATACCAGGGCATGTATAGCAGGTCAGTGCTGTCCAATGGAATAACAATGCCGTATTTGATCATACATACACCAGGTTTCGAAAGTGTTCTCAAATGTGTTATTCTGTAG
- the LOC132452191 gene encoding uncharacterized protein LOC132452191 isoform X2, producing the protein MPTCNLLLSGAIHFSGCLATQTLRMMTLFGLQCISASTFFRHQRRYTIPVIIQAWQNEQAKNFSDLKAMDGGLVVAGDCRSDSPGHCAKYGSYTLIEDRVNKVVDVQLVQSSEVPNSSWCEMEGLKRSIGLLRRNDLHLSTLITDRHRQVAKWVREELCPEGTQHYFDVWHIGKSLGKALDTASKDRQCEQLQLWRPAIVNHLYWTAASTPDGNPAVMEAKWRSLVNHIQDIHDHDTPAFSSCAHAPLEGDQRDKEWLEPGSMAAVKLEGIITRTSLLKDVRQLSPQHQTYSLEAFHSLILHFAPKHTGFSYQGMYSRSVLSNGITMPYLIIHTPGFESVLKCVIL; encoded by the exons ATGCCAACCTGTAACCTCCTTTTAAGCGGGGCCATCCATTTCTCTGGATGTTTGGCCACCCAGACATTACGGATGATGACCCTGTTTGGCCTTCAGTGCATCAGCGCAAGCACTTTCTTTCGCCATCAGCGCCGTTACACCATCCCCGTCATCATTCAGGCCTGGCAGAACGAGCAGGCCAAGAATTTTAGTGACCTCAAGGCAATGGATGGAGGCCTAGTTGTTGCTGGTGACTGCAG GTCAGATTCTCCAGGGCACTGTGCAAAGTACGGCTCCTACACATTGATAGAGGACAGAGTAAACAAGGTGGttgatgttcagcttgttcag AGCTCAGAGGTCCCCAACAGCTCTTGGTGTGAGATGGAGGGGCTCAAGCGCAGCATCGGCTTGCTGAGGCGGAACGACCTGCATTTGTCAACCCTCATCACAGACAGACATCGCCAG GTTGCCAAATGGGTGAGAGAAGAGCTGTGCCCTGAAGGGACACAGCATTATTTTGATGTCTGGCACATTGGGAAAA GTCTGGGGAAGGCCTTGGATACAGCCTCAAAAGACAGACAGTGTGAACAACTACAGTTGTGGAGGCCAGCCATAGTAAACCACCTGTACTGGACTGCAGCCTCAACCCCTGATGGCAATCCAGCTGTGATGGAGGCCAAATGGAGAAGCTTGGTGAATCACATTCAGGACATCCACGACCATGACACCCCTGCCTTCTCCAGTTGCGCTCATGCCCCTCTGGAGGGGGATCAACGAGATAAAGAGTGGCTGGAACCAG GCTCAATGGCAGCAGTAAAACTGGAGGGTATCATCACAAGGACATCCTTACTGAAGGATGTTCGACAGCTGTCTCCGCAGCACCAGACTTACTCCCTTGAAGCCTTCCACTCCCTGATCCTGCACTTCGCACCCAAGCACACTGGGTTTTCATACCAGGGCATGTATAGCAGGTCAGTGCTGTCCAATGGAATAACAATGCCGTATTTGATCATACATACACCAGGTTTCGAAAGTGTTCTCAAATGTGTTATTCTGTAG